The genomic segment TAGAGTAAAACGTATCTGGATTTGATTCATTGTCTAAATCATTGAGAAACTTAATAAGCGCCGATTCTTTCGCATTAAGCGTAATAGCTTCAACTTGCTCTGGAAAATTAAGAAACCCTAATGGCAATAAATGCAATCCAAGCTCCAACGATTCATGCTTAAACCATTCATATAAAGCTGAAACAAAGTTTTTTACACAAGCGGCGCCATATTCGTATAAACAGATATTGAGCTTCTGCGAACGAGTATAAAAATGAACAGATGCGTCGCGAATTTCAACCAATCCTTGTAGATTCTTAAAAACAGAAGAATTCAATTTCTTTTGTTCGTGAAGTTGTTTTGCCAACCAATCAATAGTGTGAGTAAACGGTATTTTGATTTTGTTTTTTTTGATATATTCTTTTTTGCTCTGCCTATCATTTTTATTTTTGTGCGATTCGCGAACATAAAGACTTTGGAGTTTGTTTTTATGCTCGTAGACCCACTTTGCTTTCAATAAAAGTTCCCAACTGTTGATAGCTAAGATAACAAAAGTTTCTATACGGTAAGGAAATCTAGGCTTGTTGCAGATTTCTATTGCTCCTAACATTGCAGACACGGCATGATCAAGAAGTTCTTTTGAGTGTGATTTCATGACTTCACTTCCCTACTTATCAGACTGGGTAAAAGCATGTGGTAGAAAGCGATGTTTTCATAACTTATTTCTGTGTATAGCATATATTGGTTATTCCTTTATTTCTGTTGCTTCCGCAAGGATTCTACTGCTTCATGAATACCATTTTCCGACTTTGCCTTCGCCCACTCATCCCAGATGTCAACCGTAGCGCTGTTAGGTTTGATGGTTGGTTCATCAATTTTTACACGACTTGGAAGAAGCGCAGCATCACCAATGATTAAACTTTCTC from the Helicobacteraceae bacterium genome contains:
- a CDS encoding DUF3644 domain-containing protein is translated as MKSHSKELLDHAVSAMLGAIEICNKPRFPYRIETFVILAINSWELLLKAKWVYEHKNKLQSLYVRESHKNKNDRQSKKEYIKKNKIKIPFTHTIDWLAKQLHEQKKLNSSVFKNLQGLVEIRDASVHFYTRSQKLNICLYEYGAACVKNFVSALYEWFKHESLELGLHLLPLGFLNFPEQVEAITLNAKESALIKFLNDLDNESNPDTFYSIRVNVEINFTKSKIKDAVSVRTTNDLDALKVRLTEEEIKEKYPLTYETLTQKCKERYSDFKIDKKYHEIRKRLQGNSKFGTIRYLDPNNKKVRKNLSLARIFYVNLINTTSKNQKNS